The proteins below come from a single Sphingomonas carotinifaciens genomic window:
- a CDS encoding class I adenylate-forming enzyme family protein, with translation MRTELDGRMDAAVAALTGAGGPLALGSITRHGLDLPVIAAAPPSLPAYFAHFCAQHGAATFLVSGEERLSFTETHDAAVLVANGLAARGVRKGDRVGIAMRNSPAWIVTYMGVLIAGGVATLLNGWWQADELGQATRDVACALIVADLPRAKRLEGVADLAAPVLVVDDHLPLGQALGPLMAPEEGDAVPLPAVGPDDHATILFTSGSTGRCKGALSDHRAVVQGTFNFLTQAMTMLSIATADGNPPQGQPATLLSLPLFHVTAEVPVMLQSFAMGRKLVLMPKWDAQEAMRLIAAERVTYFVGVPLMGLEMLNHPSRSQYDLSCLVDLAAGGAPRPVEHVRRIAAEMGGTAPLIGYGLTETNATGSGNWRSNYLAKPDSAGRASPPLVELRIVDDDGRPVAQGARGEVAIRSVANFREYWGQPEATAAAFTADGFFRTGDIGLLDADGYLFIVDRKKDIIIRGGENISCQEVEAALYAHAGVAEAAVFGLEDARMGEVPGAVVHLHDGADVDAAGLEAFLGEHLAAFKVPRRIWIVDEALPRLGTEKIDKVTLKARYRALVAA, from the coding sequence ATGCGGACCGAGCTGGACGGGCGGATGGACGCGGCGGTGGCGGCGCTGACCGGCGCGGGCGGGCCGCTGGCGCTGGGCTCGATCACCAGACATGGGCTCGACCTGCCGGTGATCGCGGCGGCACCGCCTAGCCTGCCCGCCTATTTCGCGCATTTTTGCGCGCAGCATGGCGCGGCGACCTTTCTGGTGTCGGGCGAGGAGCGGCTGAGCTTTACCGAGACCCATGATGCCGCGGTGCTGGTGGCGAACGGGCTGGCGGCGCGCGGGGTGCGGAAGGGCGACCGGGTGGGCATCGCGATGCGCAACTCGCCGGCCTGGATCGTGACCTATATGGGCGTGCTGATCGCGGGCGGGGTCGCGACGCTGTTGAACGGATGGTGGCAGGCGGACGAACTGGGGCAGGCGACGCGCGACGTGGCGTGCGCGCTGATCGTGGCCGACCTGCCACGGGCCAAGCGGCTGGAGGGGGTGGCCGATCTGGCCGCGCCGGTGCTGGTGGTGGACGACCATCTGCCGCTGGGACAGGCGCTGGGCCCGCTGATGGCGCCGGAGGAAGGCGATGCGGTGCCGCTGCCCGCGGTGGGGCCGGACGATCACGCGACGATCCTGTTCACCAGCGGATCGACCGGGCGGTGCAAGGGGGCGCTGTCCGACCACCGGGCGGTGGTGCAGGGGACGTTCAACTTCCTGACCCAGGCGATGACGATGCTGAGCATCGCCACCGCCGACGGCAACCCGCCGCAGGGGCAGCCGGCCACGCTGCTCAGCCTGCCGCTGTTCCACGTCACCGCCGAGGTGCCGGTGATGCTGCAAAGCTTCGCCATGGGGCGCAAGCTCGTCCTGATGCCGAAATGGGATGCGCAGGAGGCGATGCGGCTGATCGCGGCGGAGCGCGTGACCTATTTCGTCGGCGTGCCGCTGATGGGGCTGGAGATGCTGAACCATCCGAGCCGTAGTCAGTACGATCTGTCGTGCCTGGTCGACCTGGCGGCGGGCGGCGCGCCGCGGCCGGTGGAGCATGTGCGGCGCATCGCGGCCGAGATGGGCGGGACGGCGCCGCTGATCGGTTATGGCCTGACCGAGACCAACGCGACGGGATCGGGCAACTGGCGCTCCAACTATCTGGCGAAGCCCGATTCGGCGGGACGCGCCTCGCCGCCGCTCGTTGAGCTGAGAATCGTCGACGATGACGGGCGGCCGGTCGCCCAGGGGGCGCGCGGCGAGGTGGCGATCCGGTCGGTCGCGAATTTCCGGGAATATTGGGGGCAGCCGGAGGCCACCGCGGCCGCCTTCACCGCGGACGGCTTCTTCCGGACGGGCGACATCGGCCTGCTGGATGCGGACGGCTATCTGTTCATTGTCGATCGCAAGAAGGACATCATCATCCGCGGGGGCGAGAACATCAGCTGTCAGGAGGTGGAGGCGGCGCTGTATGCGCATGCCGGGGTGGCCGAGGCGGCGGTGTTCGGGCTGGAGGATGCGCGCATGGGCGAGGTGCCGGGCGCGGTCGTCCACCTGCACGACGGCGCGGACGTGGATGCGGCCGGGCTGGAGGCGTTTCTGGGCGAGCATCTGGCGGCGTTCAAGGTGCCGCGCCGCATCTGGATCGTCGACGAGGCGCTGCCCCGGCTGGGCACCGAGAAGATCGACAAGGTGACGCTGAAGGCGCGGTACCGGGCGCTGGTGGCGGCCTGA
- the lgt gene encoding prolipoprotein diacylglyceryl transferase, with protein MIELLAAATGHIRFEDLGLHPDVFSIGFFTLRWYSLAYIAGILIGWWYLLKLLAQPGAPMARRHADDLVFYATLGIILGGRIGYVLFYAPEMILHPLRILRLWDGGMSFHGGVIGTSLGLILFARKHKLDWLRVHDYIACCVPFGLFFGRLANFVNGELWGKPTDVPWAIVFPRTVPFGIPDPARHPSQLYEAGLEGLLLFAVLWFAFWRTKARYEPGRLVGLFVLGYGVARFTVEFFREPDSQLRAFAEQTGLHMGQWLCVPMIAGGLYLVLTAPKRRQRVEPIAGPNSVA; from the coding sequence TTGATCGAACTGCTCGCGGCCGCCACCGGCCATATCCGCTTCGAGGATCTGGGATTGCACCCGGATGTCTTCTCGATCGGCTTCTTCACGCTGCGCTGGTACAGCCTGGCCTATATCGCCGGCATTCTCATCGGCTGGTGGTATCTGTTGAAGCTGCTGGCCCAGCCCGGTGCCCCGATGGCGCGGCGCCATGCCGACGATCTGGTGTTCTACGCCACGCTCGGCATCATCCTGGGCGGCCGTATCGGCTATGTGCTGTTCTACGCGCCGGAAATGATCCTCCACCCGCTGCGCATCCTGCGGCTGTGGGACGGCGGCATGAGCTTCCATGGCGGGGTGATCGGCACCTCGCTCGGCCTCATCCTGTTCGCGCGCAAGCACAAGCTCGATTGGCTGCGTGTCCATGACTATATCGCCTGCTGCGTTCCCTTCGGCCTGTTCTTCGGCCGGCTGGCGAATTTCGTGAACGGCGAACTCTGGGGCAAGCCGACCGACGTGCCCTGGGCGATCGTCTTTCCGCGGACCGTGCCCTTCGGCATCCCCGATCCCGCCCGCCATCCCAGCCAGCTCTACGAGGCGGGGCTGGAGGGCCTCCTGTTGTTCGCCGTCCTGTGGTTCGCCTTCTGGCGCACGAAGGCGCGCTACGAGCCGGGCCGGCTCGTCGGCCTGTTCGTGCTCGGCTATGGCGTGGCTCGCTTCACCGTCGAATTCTTCCGCGAACCCGACAGCCAGTTGCGGGCATTTGCCGAACAGACCGGCCTCCATATGGGCCAGTGGCTGTGCGTGCCGATGATCGCGGGCGGCCTGTATCTCGTCCTCACCGCGCCGAAGCGCCGCCAGCGGGTAGAGCCGATCGCCGGCCCGAACAGCGTCGCCTGA
- a CDS encoding class I SAM-dependent methyltransferase has translation MSSDSPLIPPADFVRTAEEALPERMARAIALAGPIPLSQYMAAANAHYYASRDPLGTGGDFTTSPEISQMFGELIGLWCADLWDRAGRPEVAWVELGPGRGTLAADALRAMNRAGLAPPVHFVEISPALRDAQRARVPHATWHDTVDTLPTEPALIVVANEFFDALPIRQLVRRGEGWHERLIAAQDTLFLPIAGPAVPIAVIPEPLRDSAPGSIIEVSPHSVAIMRSLAARIVAQGGAMLAIDYGYEGPALADTLQAVRGHAFANPYEAPGEHDLSAHVDFTTLAAAAQSAGATAFGPVTQRDLLGQLGIDQRTAALARRTPDRADALLADRTRLMDAMGTLFRALAITRPDWPVPAGYGE, from the coding sequence ATGTCGTCCGACTCCCCCCTGATCCCCCCGGCCGATTTCGTCCGCACCGCCGAGGAGGCTCTGCCGGAGCGCATGGCCCGCGCCATCGCGCTCGCCGGGCCGATCCCGCTGTCGCAATATATGGCCGCAGCCAACGCGCATTATTACGCCAGCCGCGATCCGCTGGGCACCGGCGGCGACTTCACCACCAGTCCCGAGATCAGCCAGATGTTCGGCGAGCTGATCGGCCTGTGGTGCGCCGACCTGTGGGACCGCGCCGGCCGCCCGGAGGTCGCCTGGGTCGAACTCGGCCCCGGCCGCGGCACGCTTGCCGCCGATGCGCTGCGGGCGATGAACAGGGCCGGGCTCGCGCCCCCCGTCCATTTCGTCGAGATCAGCCCGGCGTTGCGCGACGCCCAAAGGGCGCGCGTGCCGCACGCGACCTGGCACGACACGGTGGACACGCTGCCCACCGAGCCTGCGCTGATCGTCGTCGCCAACGAATTTTTCGACGCGCTTCCCATCCGCCAGCTGGTCCGGCGCGGCGAGGGGTGGCACGAACGCCTGATCGCGGCGCAGGATACGCTGTTCCTCCCCATCGCCGGCCCGGCCGTGCCGATCGCGGTCATCCCCGAACCCCTGCGCGATTCCGCCCCCGGCTCGATCATCGAGGTATCGCCCCATTCCGTCGCGATCATGCGCAGCCTCGCCGCCCGGATCGTCGCGCAGGGCGGCGCGATGCTCGCCATCGACTATGGCTATGAGGGCCCCGCACTCGCCGACACGTTGCAGGCGGTGCGCGGCCACGCCTTTGCCAACCCCTATGAGGCGCCGGGCGAACACGACCTGTCCGCGCATGTCGATTTCACCACGCTCGCCGCCGCCGCGCAGAGCGCCGGCGCCACCGCCTTCGGCCCCGTCACCCAGCGCGATCTGCTCGGCCAGCTCGGCATCGACCAGCGCACCGCCGCGCTCGCGCGCCGCACGCCCGACCGGGCGGACGCGCTGCTTGCCGACCGGACCCGGCTGATGGACGCGATGGGCACGCTGTTCCGCGCGCTTGCCATCACCCGGCCCGACTGGCCGGTGCCTGCAGGATACGGCGAATGA
- a CDS encoding GNAT family N-acetyltransferase: protein MIRYRPARAEDADALAACARAAFTETFGTLYGAGDLATFLDEAFGPAGLPAQIGRPGWHIQVALDGDRIAGFAKLGPVAFPGDWSANAIELHQLYVRQPWLGAGIGPALMDWALAHATAHGASEMLLSVFVDNHRAKRFYARYGFQDVGRYDFAVGDTIDEDRIMRLPL, encoded by the coding sequence ATGATCCGCTACCGCCCCGCCCGCGCGGAGGATGCCGACGCGCTCGCCGCCTGCGCGCGCGCCGCCTTTACCGAAACCTTCGGCACCCTCTACGGCGCCGGCGACCTCGCCACCTTCCTCGACGAAGCGTTCGGCCCCGCCGGCCTCCCCGCCCAGATTGGCCGCCCCGGCTGGCACATCCAGGTGGCGCTGGACGGCGACCGCATCGCCGGTTTCGCCAAGCTCGGCCCCGTCGCCTTTCCCGGCGACTGGTCGGCGAACGCGATCGAACTCCACCAGCTTTATGTGCGCCAGCCATGGCTCGGCGCCGGCATCGGCCCCGCCCTGATGGACTGGGCGCTCGCCCACGCCACCGCGCACGGCGCGTCCGAAATGCTGCTCTCGGTCTTTGTCGACAACCACCGCGCCAAGCGCTTCTACGCCCGCTACGGCTTTCAGGATGTCGGCCGCTACGACTTCGCGGTCGGCGACACGATCGACGAAGACCGCATCATGCGCCTGCCCCTATAA
- the pgeF gene encoding peptidoglycan editing factor PgeF encodes MTITPLTTPLLTPIPHGFLGRHGGVSTGLHNGLNVGLGSEDDRDAVQENRTRARDAVLPGARLVTLYQIHSAEAVTLRTAPEDDVRPEGDALVTDRPGLLLGILTADCAPVLFADAQAGVIGAAHAGWKGALAGVTDATLAAMEALGADRARIVAAIGPCIARTSYEVDAAFLARFTAADPANERFFQPARADHHRFDLEAYVAHRLAAAGITRVAALGQDTYAQTDRYFSYRRATHRAEPSYGRQISLIGLPD; translated from the coding sequence ATGACCATAACCCCCCTCACCACCCCGCTTCTCACCCCCATCCCCCACGGCTTCCTCGGCCGCCACGGCGGCGTCTCGACGGGCCTCCACAATGGCCTGAACGTCGGCCTCGGCTCGGAGGACGATCGCGACGCCGTGCAGGAAAACCGCACCCGCGCCCGCGACGCGGTCCTCCCCGGTGCCCGCCTCGTCACCCTCTACCAGATCCACTCCGCTGAGGCCGTCACCCTGCGCACCGCGCCCGAGGACGATGTCCGCCCCGAAGGCGACGCCCTCGTCACCGACCGCCCCGGTCTCCTTCTCGGCATCCTCACCGCCGACTGCGCCCCCGTCCTCTTCGCCGATGCCCAGGCGGGCGTCATCGGCGCCGCCCATGCCGGATGGAAGGGGGCGCTTGCCGGCGTGACCGACGCCACCCTCGCCGCGATGGAAGCGCTCGGCGCCGACCGTGCCCGCATCGTCGCCGCGATCGGCCCCTGCATCGCCCGCACCAGCTACGAGGTCGACGCCGCCTTCCTCGCCCGCTTTACCGCCGCCGACCCCGCCAACGAGCGCTTCTTCCAGCCGGCGCGCGCCGATCACCACCGCTTCGATCTCGAAGCCTATGTCGCCCACCGCCTCGCGGCCGCCGGCATCACCCGCGTCGCCGCACTCGGCCAGGACACCTACGCGCAGACCGACCGCTACTTCAGCTACCGCCGCGCCACCCACCGCGCCGAACCCTCCTACGGCCGCCAGATTAGCCTGATCGGCCTGCCCGACTAG
- a CDS encoding cystathionine gamma-synthase family protein — protein MPDESDLTGTPQTNAPKAEPRTLGARKLKPATMMMGHGYDPTLSEGSLKPPIFLTSTFVFPNAAAGKRHFEGVTGKRPGGAEGLVYSRFNGPNQEILEDRLAIWEEAEDALAFSSGMAAIATLFLSLVQPGDTIVHSGPLYAATETLIGRVLGRFGVKWLDFPAGATREEIEGVLERAGDGRIALIYLESPANPTNVLVDIEAVVAARDARFPGENRPPIAIDNTFLGPLWQQPLRHGADLVVYSLTKYAGGHSDLVAGGVLGSKALINTVRPMRNTIGTICDPNTAWMLLRSLETLELRMSRAGENAARVCAYLRDHPKVERMGYLGFITDPRQQDIYDRHCTGAGSTFSLYLKGGEAEAFRFLDALRIAKLAVSLGGTETLASHPAAMTHLSVPDERKAALAITDNLVRISIGVEDADDLIADFEQALAAI, from the coding sequence ATGCCCGACGAATCCGATCTCACCGGCACGCCCCAGACCAATGCGCCCAAGGCCGAGCCCCGCACGCTCGGCGCCCGCAAGCTGAAACCCGCCACGATGATGATGGGCCATGGCTATGACCCGACCCTGTCGGAAGGCTCGCTGAAACCGCCGATCTTTCTCACCTCGACCTTTGTCTTCCCCAACGCCGCCGCCGGCAAACGCCATTTCGAGGGCGTGACCGGCAAGCGGCCCGGCGGCGCGGAGGGTCTGGTCTATTCCCGCTTCAACGGCCCCAATCAGGAAATACTCGAGGACCGCCTGGCGATCTGGGAAGAGGCGGAGGACGCGCTGGCCTTTTCCAGCGGCATGGCCGCGATCGCCACGCTGTTCCTGTCGCTGGTCCAGCCCGGCGACACCATCGTCCATTCCGGTCCGCTCTATGCCGCCACCGAAACGCTGATCGGCCGCGTGCTCGGCCGTTTCGGGGTCAAGTGGCTCGACTTCCCCGCCGGTGCCACCCGCGAGGAGATAGAGGGCGTGCTGGAACGCGCCGGCGATGGCCGCATCGCGCTCATCTATCTGGAAAGCCCGGCCAACCCGACCAATGTGCTGGTCGATATCGAGGCGGTGGTCGCCGCCCGCGACGCCCGCTTCCCCGGCGAGAACCGGCCGCCGATCGCGATCGACAACACCTTTCTGGGCCCGCTCTGGCAACAGCCGCTGCGCCACGGCGCCGATCTCGTCGTCTACAGCCTCACCAAATATGCCGGCGGCCATTCCGATCTGGTCGCGGGTGGCGTGCTGGGGTCGAAGGCGCTGATCAACACCGTCCGCCCGATGCGCAACACGATCGGCACGATCTGCGACCCCAACACCGCCTGGATGCTGCTGCGCAGCCTGGAGACGCTGGAACTCCGCATGAGCCGCGCCGGCGAGAACGCCGCCAGGGTCTGCGCCTACTTACGCGATCACCCGAAGGTGGAGCGGATGGGCTATCTCGGCTTCATCACCGACCCGCGCCAGCAGGATATCTACGACCGCCACTGCACCGGCGCCGGTTCCACCTTCTCGCTCTACCTGAAGGGCGGCGAGGCGGAGGCATTCCGCTTCCTGGACGCGCTGCGCATCGCCAAGCTGGCGGTCAGCCTGGGCGGCACCGAGACGCTTGCCAGCCATCCCGCGGCGATGACGCACCTGTCGGTCCCCGACGAACGCAAGGCCGCGCTCGCCATCACCGACAATCTGGTGCGCATCTCGATCGGCGTGGAGGACGCCGACGACCTCATCGCCGACTTCGAACAGGCCCTGGCCGCGATCTAA
- the rpoN gene encoding RNA polymerase factor sigma-54: MSLAPRLDIRQSQSLVMTPQLQQAIKLLTLSNLEIEAFIADEVERNPLLEAPATDEVVRPERVERDAPAGADELVAGTAPAEDRALDLDYATESHQQDSVSDGGAALDGALGLTGGGGGAMGAEAPDLDTLSEGEVSLGEHLAAQAAVAVGGADAFIAAHLIDQIDEAGYLTVATAEIAERLGVEAERVEAVLAIVQTFDPTGVGARDLGECLAIQAREADRYDPCMARLLDHLDLLARGDLGRLKRICGVDDEDMADMIRELRGYDPKPGCRYGGEAMQAVVPDLFVARTRNGWGIELNVATLPRVLVNRRYYHELSHGPQDKASKAWLNDCLASANWLIKALDQRQRTIIRVATEIVKQQEAFFLHGVAHLKPLTLAKVAEAIEMHESTVSRVTSNKYLSCARGLFELKYFFTSAIQAADGGDAVSAEAVKSAIRALIAGEGAKILSDDTLVELLQAKGFDIARRTVAKYREAMGIGSSVQRRRARALAG, from the coding sequence ATGAGCCTCGCGCCCCGCCTCGATATTCGTCAAAGCCAGTCGCTGGTGATGACGCCGCAGTTGCAGCAGGCGATCAAGCTGCTGACGCTGTCCAACCTGGAGATCGAGGCGTTCATCGCCGACGAGGTGGAGCGCAACCCGCTGCTGGAGGCGCCCGCCACCGACGAGGTGGTGCGGCCCGAACGGGTCGAGCGCGATGCGCCGGCGGGGGCGGACGAGCTGGTGGCGGGCACGGCTCCGGCGGAGGATCGTGCGCTGGACCTCGACTATGCCACCGAAAGCCATCAGCAGGACAGCGTGAGCGACGGCGGGGCGGCGCTGGACGGTGCCCTGGGCCTGACCGGTGGCGGCGGCGGCGCGATGGGGGCCGAGGCGCCCGATCTGGATACGCTGTCCGAGGGCGAGGTGAGTCTAGGCGAGCATCTGGCGGCGCAGGCAGCGGTCGCGGTCGGGGGGGCGGATGCGTTCATCGCGGCGCACCTGATCGACCAGATCGACGAGGCGGGGTATCTGACCGTGGCCACCGCGGAGATCGCCGAGCGGTTGGGCGTGGAGGCCGAGCGGGTGGAGGCGGTGCTGGCCATCGTCCAGACCTTCGACCCGACCGGCGTCGGCGCGCGCGACCTGGGCGAATGCCTGGCGATCCAGGCGCGCGAGGCGGACCGCTACGATCCATGCATGGCGCGGCTGCTGGATCATCTGGACCTGCTGGCGCGCGGTGATCTCGGCCGGTTGAAGCGCATCTGCGGCGTCGATGACGAGGACATGGCGGACATGATCCGCGAGCTGCGCGGCTACGATCCGAAGCCGGGATGCCGTTACGGCGGCGAGGCGATGCAGGCGGTGGTGCCCGATCTGTTCGTCGCGCGCACCAGAAATGGCTGGGGGATCGAGCTGAACGTCGCGACCCTGCCGCGGGTGCTGGTCAACCGGCGCTATTATCACGAGCTGTCGCACGGGCCGCAGGACAAGGCATCCAAGGCGTGGCTGAACGATTGCCTGGCGAGCGCCAACTGGCTGATCAAGGCGCTGGACCAGCGGCAGCGCACGATCATCCGGGTCGCGACCGAGATCGTGAAGCAGCAGGAGGCATTCTTCCTGCACGGCGTGGCGCATTTGAAGCCGCTGACGCTGGCAAAGGTGGCCGAGGCGATCGAGATGCACGAATCGACGGTCAGCCGGGTGACGAGCAACAAATATCTGAGCTGTGCGCGCGGGCTGTTCGAGCTGAAATACTTCTTCACCTCGGCGATTCAGGCGGCGGACGGGGGCGACGCGGTATCGGCGGAGGCGGTGAAGAGCGCGATCCGCGCGCTGATCGCGGGCGAGGGGGCCAAGATCCTGTCGGACGATACGCTGGTCGAGCTGTTGCAGGCCAAGGGCTTCGACATCGCGCGGCGGACGGTGGCCAAGTACCGGGAGGCGATGGGGATCGGCAGTTCGGTGCAGCGGCGGCGGGCCCGGGCGCTGGCGGGGTAG
- the lptB gene encoding LPS export ABC transporter ATP-binding protein, translating to MDQTDAPDTIQQARPTPEPIAEPPVSRGLQVVSIAKSYDKRVVLTDVSVSVGRGEVIGLLGPNGAGKTTCFYSVMGLVKPDSGRIMLDGDDITGLPMYRRAVLGLGYLPQETSIFRGLSIEKNILTVLELSEPDPKARAEKLDRLLEEFGLTRLRAAPAMALSGGERRRAEIARALAADPSIMLLDEPFAGIDPISIADIRDLVKDLKRRDIGVLITDHNVRETLDIVDRAYIIYDGRVLFTGSPAELVADANVRRLYLGEGFSL from the coding sequence ATGGACCAGACAGACGCTCCCGATACGATCCAGCAGGCGCGGCCCACGCCCGAGCCGATCGCCGAGCCGCCGGTGTCGCGCGGCCTGCAGGTGGTGTCGATCGCCAAGAGCTACGACAAGCGCGTGGTGCTGACCGACGTTTCGGTGTCGGTCGGGCGCGGCGAGGTGATCGGTCTGCTGGGCCCGAACGGGGCGGGCAAGACGACCTGCTTCTATTCGGTGATGGGACTGGTGAAGCCCGATTCGGGGCGCATCATGCTGGACGGCGACGATATCACCGGCCTGCCCATGTATCGCCGCGCGGTGCTGGGGCTGGGTTATCTGCCGCAGGAAACCAGCATCTTTCGCGGGCTTTCCATCGAAAAGAACATCCTGACGGTGCTGGAGCTGTCCGAACCCGATCCGAAGGCGCGGGCGGAAAAGCTGGACCGGCTGCTGGAGGAGTTCGGGCTGACCCGGCTGCGCGCCGCGCCTGCCATGGCATTGTCGGGCGGCGAGCGGCGCCGGGCGGAGATTGCGCGCGCGCTGGCCGCCGATCCGTCGATCATGCTGCTCGACGAGCCGTTCGCCGGCATCGACCCGATCTCGATCGCCGACATCCGCGATCTGGTGAAGGACCTGAAGCGCCGCGACATCGGCGTGCTGATCACCGACCATAATGTCCGCGAAACGCTGGACATCGTCGACCGCGCCTACATCATCTACGACGGGCGCGTGCTGTTCACCGGATCGCCCGCCGAACTGGTCGCCGATGCCAATGTGCGGCGGCTGTATCTGGGCGAGGGCTTCTCGCTGTAG
- a CDS encoding LptA/OstA family protein, with protein sequence MQTHLASVLLAPALLTVPVALAGPAVAQQRHNSRAPIDFGADHIELQDKANRAVLVGNVSVRQAEMTLNAARMTVAYTGQVIGGNPQVSQLDASGSVVVRRPDQTARSQYAIYDLNRRVITMLGGVSLTQGGNTVNGGRLTINMDTGRAVIDGSAVAGGGNNGAAAPNGTTRTNGRVTGTFSVPDRN encoded by the coding sequence ATGCAGACGCACCTCGCATCCGTTCTTCTGGCTCCCGCCCTTTTGACGGTACCCGTCGCGCTGGCGGGCCCCGCCGTCGCGCAGCAGCGGCACAACAGCCGCGCACCGATCGATTTCGGGGCGGATCACATCGAGCTGCAGGACAAGGCGAACCGCGCCGTGCTGGTCGGCAACGTATCGGTGCGCCAGGCGGAGATGACGCTGAACGCGGCGCGGATGACGGTGGCCTATACCGGCCAGGTGATCGGGGGTAATCCGCAGGTGTCGCAACTGGATGCATCGGGCAGCGTCGTCGTGCGCCGGCCGGACCAGACCGCGCGCAGCCAATATGCGATCTACGACCTCAATCGCCGGGTCATCACCATGCTGGGCGGCGTGTCGCTGACCCAGGGCGGGAATACGGTGAATGGCGGGCGGCTGACGATCAACATGGATACCGGCCGCGCGGTGATCGACGGTTCGGCGGTGGCCGGTGGCGGCAACAACGGTGCGGCCGCGCCGAACGGCACGACACGCACGAACGGCCGGGTGACCGGCACCTTCTCGGTGCCCGACCGCAACTGA
- the lptC gene encoding LPS export ABC transporter periplasmic protein LptC yields the protein MSAIAERERSQRQIWAAPGSRHDRVIAIARWLLPASIGVLAAFLVMAPVYSSGDVSFVLDKNKVEVAKERLKIQAAQYRGQDTKGQPFELTAGSALQRSSAEPVVQLRQLAAEIRLSDGPASIRANTGRYDMRTEQVRLDGPLNVQSEGGYSLQTRDATVDLHQRTLESGGAVTGRTKQGTFSANKLRANLEDRTVTLDGNARLRIVP from the coding sequence ATGTCCGCCATTGCCGAGCGCGAACGTTCGCAGCGCCAGATCTGGGCGGCGCCGGGCAGCCGGCACGACCGGGTGATCGCGATCGCGCGCTGGCTGTTGCCGGCGTCGATCGGGGTGCTGGCGGCGTTTCTGGTGATGGCGCCGGTCTATTCGTCGGGCGATGTGTCGTTCGTGCTGGACAAGAACAAGGTCGAGGTGGCGAAGGAGCGCTTGAAGATCCAGGCGGCGCAGTATCGCGGGCAGGATACGAAGGGGCAGCCGTTCGAGCTGACCGCGGGATCGGCGTTGCAGCGCAGTTCGGCCGAGCCGGTGGTGCAACTGCGTCAATTGGCAGCGGAAATCCGGCTGAGCGACGGCCCGGCCAGCATTCGCGCGAACACCGGGCGCTATGACATGCGCACGGAGCAGGTGCGGCTGGACGGACCGCTGAACGTGCAGTCCGAAGGCGGCTATTCGCTGCAAACGCGCGATGCGACGGTGGACCTGCACCAGCGCACGCTGGAAAGCGGCGGCGCGGTGACGGGACGGACCAAGCAGGGCACGTTCAGCGCCAACAAATTGCGCGCCAACCTGGAGGACAGAACGGTGACGCTGGACGGCAATGCCCGCTTGCGGATCGTGCCGTAA
- a CDS encoding ribonuclease D: MTVHLHEEDIPADLFAPGAAIAVDTETMGLITPRDRLCVVQLSDGGADEHLVRFGPGSDYAAPNLRALLSDPDRLKLYHFGRFDIAAIRHYLGVVAGPVYCTKIASRLVRTYTDRHGLKELVRELLGQELSKAQQSSDWGAPELSEAQKEYAASDVRYLHRLKAELDRRLVREGRMEIAQACFDFLPARAELDLAGWPEIDIFAHA; encoded by the coding sequence ATGACCGTTCACCTGCACGAAGAAGACATCCCCGCCGACCTGTTCGCGCCCGGCGCCGCCATTGCGGTGGATACCGAGACGATGGGCCTGATCACGCCGCGCGACCGGTTGTGCGTGGTGCAATTGTCCGATGGCGGCGCGGACGAGCATCTGGTGCGCTTCGGACCGGGCAGCGACTATGCCGCGCCCAACCTGCGCGCGCTGTTGTCCGACCCCGACCGGCTGAAGCTGTATCATTTCGGGCGGTTCGATATCGCGGCGATCCGGCATTATCTGGGCGTGGTCGCCGGGCCGGTCTATTGCACCAAGATCGCCTCGCGGCTGGTGCGGACCTATACCGACCGGCACGGGCTGAAGGAACTGGTGCGCGAACTGCTGGGGCAGGAGCTGTCCAAGGCACAGCAATCGTCCGATTGGGGGGCGCCCGAATTGTCCGAGGCGCAAAAGGAATATGCCGCCTCCGACGTGCGTTACCTGCACCGGTTGAAGGCGGAACTGGACCGGCGGCTGGTGCGCGAAGGACGGATGGAGATCGCACAGGCGTGCTTCGACTTCCTGCCGGCGCGTGCGGAACTGGACCTGGCCGGCTGGCCCGAGATCGACATCTTCGCCCACGCCTGA